A genomic segment from Sulfitobacter mediterraneus encodes:
- the aat gene encoding leucyl/phenylalanyl-tRNA--protein transferase: protein MSELTPELLLHGYSIGIFPMAEHRDDPEIFWVDPRRRGVMPLDGFHLSRSLAKAMRRSPFRASVDEDFAGVVEGCADRADTWINDEIFGLYNALHLKRHAHSIEIWEDQTLVGGVYGVKLGGAFFGESMFSRRTNASKMALAVLVDRLRQAGFVLFDAQFLTDHLASLGAQEITRAEYHARLDRAKEVKARFDAPPVASLYEVVQRMTQTS, encoded by the coding sequence ATGTCCGAGCTGACGCCGGAACTGCTGCTGCATGGCTATTCCATCGGGATTTTTCCGATGGCCGAACACCGCGACGACCCGGAGATTTTCTGGGTCGACCCGCGGCGGCGCGGAGTGATGCCGCTGGACGGGTTTCATCTGTCCCGGTCACTGGCAAAGGCGATGCGTCGCTCGCCGTTTCGCGCCAGCGTGGATGAAGATTTTGCCGGAGTGGTTGAGGGCTGCGCAGATCGTGCAGATACCTGGATCAACGATGAAATCTTTGGCCTTTACAACGCGTTACATCTCAAACGTCACGCCCATTCCATTGAGATATGGGAAGATCAGACGCTTGTGGGCGGGGTTTACGGTGTCAAATTGGGCGGCGCCTTCTTCGGCGAATCCATGTTTTCGCGGCGCACCAATGCATCAAAAATGGCGCTGGCTGTGTTGGTGGATCGGTTGCGGCAGGCAGGCTTTGTGCTTTTTGATGCGCAATTTTTGACCGATCATCTGGCGTCACTTGGTGCGCAAGAGATCACCCGCGCGGAGTATCACGCCCGCCTTGATCGCGCCAAAGAGGTGAAAGCCCGCTTTGATGCGCCGCCGGTGGCCAGTCTTTATGAGGTTGTGCAGCGGATGACCCAAACGTCGTAA
- the accC gene encoding acetyl-CoA carboxylase biotin carboxylase subunit codes for MFNKILVANRGEIALRVIRAAREMGIQSVAVHSTADSDAMHVRMADESVCIGPPSSSQSYLSIPAIIAACEITGAEAIHPGYGFLSENAGFVQIIEDHDLTFIGPTAEHIRVMGDKITAKDTMKKLGVPCVPGSEGGVANLEEAKKLGEEIGYPVIIKATAGGGGKGMKVAETAADMEKAFQTARAEGKSNFGNDEVYIEKYLTTPRHIEIQVFGDGKGKAVHLGERDCSLQRRHQKVFEEAPGPAISAEERARIGKVCADAMADINYIGAGTIEFLYENGEFYFIEMNTRLQVEHPVTEAIFGVDLVREQIRVASGMDMSFGQDDLTINGHAIEVRINAEKLPDFRPCPGRITQYHAPGGLGVRMDSALYDGYSIPPYYDSLIGKLIVHGRDRPEALARLGRALGELIVDGVDTTVPLFHALLQEEDIQSGGYNIHWLEHWLETNLGDA; via the coding sequence ATGTTCAACAAGATCCTCGTTGCCAACCGCGGAGAGATCGCCCTGCGCGTGATCCGTGCGGCCCGCGAAATGGGCATTCAATCGGTTGCGGTGCATTCCACCGCCGACAGTGACGCGATGCATGTGCGGATGGCGGACGAATCTGTCTGCATCGGTCCGCCTTCATCCAGCCAATCCTACCTGTCCATTCCCGCGATCATCGCCGCCTGTGAGATCACCGGCGCCGAGGCGATCCACCCCGGCTATGGCTTTCTGTCCGAGAACGCCGGATTTGTGCAGATCATCGAAGATCATGACCTGACATTTATCGGCCCCACGGCGGAGCATATCCGCGTCATGGGTGACAAGATCACTGCCAAGGACACGATGAAAAAACTGGGCGTGCCTTGTGTGCCCGGATCCGAGGGCGGCGTGGCCAACCTCGAAGAAGCGAAAAAACTGGGCGAAGAGATCGGGTATCCGGTCATCATCAAAGCCACGGCAGGCGGCGGCGGCAAGGGCATGAAAGTGGCCGAAACCGCAGCGGACATGGAAAAAGCCTTCCAGACCGCGCGGGCCGAGGGCAAGTCGAACTTCGGCAATGACGAAGTGTATATCGAAAAATACCTGACCACACCGCGCCACATCGAAATTCAGGTGTTTGGTGATGGCAAAGGCAAGGCCGTGCATCTGGGGGAACGCGATTGTTCCTTGCAGCGCCGCCACCAGAAGGTCTTTGAAGAGGCACCCGGCCCCGCCATTTCCGCCGAAGAACGCGCGCGGATCGGCAAGGTTTGCGCCGATGCCATGGCTGACATCAACTATATCGGCGCGGGCACCATCGAGTTTCTTTATGAGAACGGCGAGTTTTATTTCATCGAGATGAACACCCGTTTGCAGGTCGAACACCCTGTGACCGAGGCGATCTTTGGTGTTGATCTGGTGCGCGAGCAGATCCGCGTGGCCAGCGGCATGGATATGTCCTTTGGCCAGGATGATCTGACCATCAATGGCCATGCCATCGAAGTGCGCATCAACGCAGAAAAACTGCCTGATTTCCGCCCCTGCCCCGGACGCATCACCCAATATCACGCCCCCGGCGGTCTGGGTGTGCGGATGGATTCGGCGCTTTATGATGGCTATTCGATCCCGCCCTATTACGACAGCCTGATCGGCAAGCTGATCGTGCATGGCCGTGACCGGCCCGAGGCACTGGCGCGTCTTGGACGTGCCTTGGGCGAGCTGATCGTCGATGGTGTTGATACCACGGTGCCGCTTTTCCATGCGCTGTTGCAGGAAGAGGACATCCAGTCCGGCGGGTACAACATTCACTGGCTGGAACACTGGCTGGAAACCAATCTCGGCGATGCCTGA
- the accB gene encoding acetyl-CoA carboxylase biotin carboxyl carrier protein — MTKNTHDADVAFIKALAELLNENDLTELQVKRDYAEDDSLNVRVSRKPPQQIVAPQQMQAAAPMAAAPAAAAPTAAASAEEPADPASHPGAVTSPMVGTVYMQGEPGAPAFITVGASVSEGDTLLIVEAMKTMNHIPAPKAGTIKRILVGDGDAVEFGAPLVIIE; from the coding sequence ATGACTAAGAACACCCATGACGCTGATGTGGCCTTTATCAAGGCCTTGGCCGAGCTGCTGAACGAAAATGACCTGACCGAACTGCAGGTCAAACGCGATTACGCCGAGGATGACAGCCTCAATGTGCGGGTCAGCCGCAAGCCACCCCAACAGATCGTGGCACCGCAACAGATGCAGGCTGCAGCACCGATGGCCGCTGCGCCCGCCGCTGCGGCCCCGACTGCCGCCGCTTCCGCAGAAGAACCTGCAGATCCGGCCAGCCATCCGGGCGCCGTGACCTCCCCCATGGTCGGGACCGTTTATATGCAAGGTGAACCGGGCGCACCGGCGTTTATCACGGTTGGCGCAAGTGTCTCTGAAGGAGATACGCTTTTGATCGTTGAGGCGATGAAAACGATGAACCACATTCCAGCCCCCAAGGCGGGCACAATCAAGCGCATTCTGGTGGGCGATGGCGATGCCGTCGAATTTGGTGCGCCGCTTGTGATCATCGAATAA
- a CDS encoding class I adenylate-forming enzyme family protein produces MNLDHWLIRTAAAMPDWPAVFEGRDQICDYAGLNARAGALAAWLITQGVAPEDRVAIFMKNVPDYLVVLYGIWRCGAAAVPINAKLHGREAAFIIEDAGAKLVFASPELSQGLREADSAAQVVTITEEDFEAAMAAPPMLNPVDRTADDLAWLFYTSGTTGKPKGVIITHGMLMSMALCYEADVDPVRAEDATLYAAPMSHGAGLYALMHVAKGAAHICPASGGFDPAEILDLAAHFGSVHMFAAPTMVKRMTDYAKGAGLRGRGLRTVVYAGGPMYNADIIEAVDQFGPVFVQIYGQGECPMGITALSRADVADRSRADWQKRLASVGRAQSAVEIRIGDAGGQPLPSGSQGEIMVRGATVMPGYWQNPEGSAKALKDGWLMTGDMGFLDDQGYLTLQDRSKDVIITGGSNVYPREVEEVLLTHPMISEAAVVGRPHAEWGEEVIAFVVGDADAAALDALCLNEIARFKRPKRYHHLPELPKNNYGKVLKTELRKLLEG; encoded by the coding sequence ATGAATCTCGACCATTGGTTGATCCGCACCGCTGCGGCCATGCCGGATTGGCCCGCTGTATTTGAGGGGCGGGACCAGATTTGTGACTATGCGGGACTGAACGCCCGCGCCGGTGCGCTGGCCGCTTGGCTGATCACGCAGGGCGTTGCGCCGGAGGACCGGGTCGCGATCTTCATGAAAAATGTGCCAGATTATCTGGTGGTTCTTTATGGCATCTGGCGCTGCGGCGCGGCGGCGGTGCCCATCAATGCCAAGCTGCACGGCCGTGAGGCGGCGTTCATCATTGAGGATGCCGGTGCCAAGTTGGTATTTGCCAGCCCGGAGTTGTCGCAGGGTCTGAGGGAGGCGGACAGCGCAGCGCAGGTTGTCACCATTACCGAGGAGGATTTCGAGGCCGCCATGGCCGCCCCGCCCATGCTGAACCCGGTGGATCGCACAGCGGATGATCTGGCATGGCTGTTCTATACCTCCGGCACCACGGGCAAGCCCAAGGGCGTGATCATCACCCATGGCATGTTGATGTCGATGGCGCTGTGCTATGAGGCGGACGTCGATCCGGTGCGCGCGGAGGACGCAACGCTTTATGCCGCCCCGATGAGCCATGGTGCAGGGCTTTATGCCCTGATGCATGTGGCCAAGGGGGCAGCGCATATCTGCCCGGCGTCTGGCGGGTTTGATCCGGCGGAAATCCTTGATCTGGCCGCGCATTTCGGATCGGTTCACATGTTCGCTGCGCCCACGATGGTCAAACGGATGACCGATTACGCCAAGGGCGCAGGCCTGCGCGGGCGGGGGCTGCGCACCGTCGTCTATGCGGGCGGCCCGATGTACAATGCCGATATTATTGAGGCTGTAGACCAGTTTGGTCCGGTCTTTGTGCAGATCTACGGGCAAGGAGAATGCCCTATGGGGATCACCGCCCTGTCCCGCGCCGATGTGGCAGACCGCAGCCGCGCTGACTGGCAAAAGCGGCTGGCCTCCGTTGGACGGGCGCAATCGGCGGTCGAGATTCGCATTGGGGATGCAGGCGGGCAACCATTGCCCAGCGGATCACAAGGTGAGATCATGGTGCGCGGCGCAACGGTCATGCCCGGCTATTGGCAAAACCCCGAGGGCAGCGCCAAAGCCCTGAAAGACGGCTGGCTGATGACCGGTGACATGGGGTTTCTGGACGATCAAGGCTACCTGACCCTCCAGGACCGCAGCAAGGACGTCATCATCACCGGTGGGTCAAACGTCTATCCACGCGAGGTAGAGGAGGTCTTGCTGACCCATCCAATGATCAGCGAAGCGGCCGTTGTCGGACGACCCCATGCAGAATGGGGCGAAGAGGTGATTGCCTTTGTCGTCGGGGATGCCGATGCCGCGGCGCTGGATGCGCTTTGCCTGAACGAGATTGCGCGGTTCAAACGGCCCAAACGCTATCACCACCTGCCGGAATTGCCCAAGAACAACTATGGCAAAGTCCTCAAGACCGAGTTGCGCAAGCTGTTGGAGGGGTAG
- a CDS encoding ABC transporter ATP-binding protein: MNTATLNRNANHAATAPAFLSVWDLHAYYGESYIVQGVTFNVHEGEILALLGRNGAGKTSTLRAIARLSEPEVQHGEIWLDHQPLHKMASHQASAAGLALVPEDRRIIPGLTVEENLKLAQIAPPVGWSLDRLYDLFPRLGERKNQEGVTLSGGEQQMLAIARALARDIKVLLLDEPYEGLAPVIVDEIEKTLGLIKEQGITTILVEQNAVRALKLADRAVILDTGGIVFDGTAEEVLNNAELRAEYLAI, translated from the coding sequence ATGAACACCGCAACACTGAACCGCAACGCCAATCACGCCGCCACCGCACCCGCCTTTCTGTCGGTCTGGGATCTGCATGCCTACTACGGCGAAAGCTATATCGTGCAAGGCGTGACCTTTAACGTCCATGAGGGTGAAATCCTTGCCCTGCTGGGCCGCAACGGCGCGGGCAAGACCTCCACCCTGCGGGCCATCGCCCGTCTGAGCGAACCCGAGGTGCAGCATGGCGAGATCTGGCTGGACCACCAGCCCCTGCACAAGATGGCCAGCCATCAGGCCTCTGCCGCCGGTCTTGCATTGGTGCCCGAAGACCGCCGGATCATCCCCGGCCTGACGGTTGAGGAAAACCTCAAACTGGCCCAGATCGCGCCACCGGTGGGTTGGTCACTGGATCGTCTGTATGATCTTTTCCCCCGCCTCGGCGAGCGGAAAAACCAAGAGGGCGTCACGCTTTCAGGCGGCGAACAGCAGATGTTGGCCATCGCCCGCGCCCTGGCCCGGGACATCAAAGTGCTATTGCTGGATGAACCCTATGAAGGTCTCGCGCCGGTGATTGTGGACGAGATTGAAAAGACACTGGGCCTGATCAAGGAACAGGGGATCACCACGATCCTGGTTGAACAAAACGCCGTTCGCGCCCTGAAGCTGGCCGACCGCGCTGTGATCCTTGATACCGGCGGGATCGTTTTTGACGGCACGGCCGAAGAGGTTCTGAACAACGCAGAGCTGCGGGCGGAATACCTCGCAATCTGA
- a CDS encoding ABC transporter ATP-binding protein — MAILEVKNVGKRFGGLQALGDVNLNVEENTVHAIIGPNGAGKSTLLNCLVGKLIPDTGSVMFDGQSVLGRKPFEINQMGISRVFQTPEIFGDLTVMENMLIPCFAKRDGAFRMHALETIANEQEIVAKAEEMLVDMNMIDKREMHAASMSRGDKRRLEIAMCLAQDPRLLLLDEPTAGMARADTNNTIDLLKRIKEERDITIAIIEHDMHVVFSLAERITVLAQGTPLVEDTPDKIKGHPKVREAYLGETQAA, encoded by the coding sequence ATGGCAATTCTAGAAGTCAAGAATGTCGGCAAACGGTTTGGCGGGTTGCAAGCGCTGGGGGATGTGAACCTCAACGTGGAAGAAAACACCGTGCATGCGATCATCGGACCGAACGGCGCGGGCAAGTCCACCTTGCTGAACTGTTTGGTCGGCAAATTGATCCCTGACACCGGATCGGTGATGTTTGACGGGCAATCGGTTCTGGGCCGCAAACCCTTTGAGATCAACCAGATGGGCATCAGCCGCGTGTTCCAGACACCCGAGATCTTCGGCGATCTGACGGTGATGGAAAACATGTTGATCCCCTGCTTTGCCAAACGCGATGGCGCGTTCCGGATGCATGCACTGGAAACCATCGCCAATGAGCAGGAGATCGTTGCCAAGGCCGAAGAAATGCTGGTCGATATGAACATGATCGACAAACGCGAGATGCACGCCGCCTCCATGTCACGCGGTGACAAGCGGCGCTTGGAAATTGCGATGTGTCTGGCGCAGGATCCACGTTTGCTGTTGCTGGATGAGCCAACGGCGGGCATGGCGCGGGCGGATACCAACAACACCATTGATCTGCTCAAACGGATCAAGGAAGAGCGCGACATCACCATCGCCATCATCGAACACGACATGCATGTGGTGTTCTCACTGGCCGAACGGATCACCGTTCTGGCACAGGGCACGCCGCTGGTGGAAGACACACCTGACAAGATCAAGGGTCATCCCAAGGTGCGCGAAGCCTACCTTGGCGAAACCCAAGCGGCATAA
- a CDS encoding branched-chain amino acid ABC transporter permease: MLGLKKHDTQLLIIVICLALFAPFLLNPFPAGSAMAQFNAGYPDLMQRFAIFGIFAIGFNLLFGLTGYLSFGHAAFLGIGSYSAVWMFKLLGYNIIPGMILSVIVSAFFALLIGYISLRRSGIYFSILTLAFAQMLFAIAYSDLIGRFVGTPITNGETGLQVYTSDPQFFHSAAKPDIPHLFGQKMQSTYTLDVGAWSFDFNFGYYFCALVLICMFYLAIRIFRSPFGLMLRAVKSNQQRMNYTGLNTKPYTLAVFVISGMYAGLAGGLMASMDPLSGAERMQWTASGEVVLMTILGGAGTLIGPVLGAGFIKYFENIFAKINDNVLHSWFSFLPDGIEDFMVTIVHPFVGKGWHLTLGLLFMMVVIFLPGGLVQGAEKIGATFRRKDAKSADAEAKAAKQRNPAAE, encoded by the coding sequence ATGCTCGGACTCAAAAAACACGACACCCAGTTGTTGATCATTGTGATCTGCCTGGCGCTGTTCGCCCCTTTCCTCCTCAACCCATTTCCTGCCGGTTCTGCCATGGCGCAGTTTAATGCAGGCTATCCGGACCTGATGCAGCGGTTTGCGATCTTTGGCATCTTTGCCATCGGTTTTAACCTGCTGTTTGGTCTGACCGGTTATCTCAGCTTTGGCCATGCGGCCTTTCTGGGGATCGGATCCTACTCGGCGGTCTGGATGTTCAAGCTGCTGGGCTACAACATCATTCCCGGAATGATCCTGTCGGTCATTGTTTCGGCCTTCTTTGCCCTGCTGATCGGCTATATCTCGTTGCGCCGCTCAGGGATCTACTTTTCGATCCTGACACTGGCCTTTGCACAGATGCTGTTTGCGATTGCCTATTCGGATCTGATCGGCCGCTTTGTCGGCACGCCGATCACCAATGGCGAAACGGGCCTGCAGGTCTATACCTCCGATCCGCAGTTTTTCCACAGCGCCGCGAAACCGGACATTCCGCACCTCTTTGGCCAAAAGATGCAGTCGACCTATACATTGGATGTCGGTGCATGGAGCTTTGACTTCAACTTTGGTTACTATTTCTGTGCGCTGGTGCTGATCTGCATGTTCTATCTGGCGATCCGTATCTTCCGCTCACCTTTCGGGCTGATGCTGCGGGCGGTGAAATCGAACCAGCAGCGGATGAACTACACCGGTCTGAACACCAAGCCCTATACTCTGGCGGTCTTTGTGATCTCTGGCATGTATGCCGGCCTTGCGGGCGGTCTGATGGCCTCCATGGATCCGCTGTCGGGCGCGGAGCGGATGCAATGGACCGCCTCTGGCGAGGTGGTTCTGATGACGATCCTCGGCGGCGCAGGCACCTTGATCGGTCCGGTTCTGGGCGCGGGCTTCATCAAGTACTTTGAGAACATCTTTGCCAAGATCAACGACAACGTGTTGCACAGCTGGTTCTCCTTCCTGCCCGATGGCATCGAGGATTTCATGGTCACCATCGTCCACCCCTTCGTGGGCAAGGGCTGGCACCTGACCCTTGGCTTGCTGTTCATGATGGTTGTGATCTTCCTGCCTGGCGGCCTTGTGCAGGGCGCTGAGAAAATCGGGGCCACCTTCCGCCGCAAGGACGCAAAATCCGCCGACGCTGAGGCGAAAGCCGCCAAACAGCGCAACCCCGCAGCTGAATAA
- a CDS encoding branched-chain amino acid ABC transporter permease → MDAIILQFLNGLDKGSAYALIALGLTLIFGTLGVVNFAHGAIFMIGAFCSVTLQRILTLSSETLSETEKDFLGNPLKIKTPYVESWFGPEVGASIIDWAVPLAILLAIPVMLFVGFVMERGLIKHFYKRPHADQILVTFGLAIVLQEVIKYFYGANPIPTPAPSAFVGSFDFGPLLGLDSSLAYPYWRLVYFGFSVLIIGAVFAFLQFTTFGMVVRAGMADRETVGLLGIDIDRRFTIMFGIAAAVAGLAGVMYAPINSPNYHMGMDFLVLSFVVVVVGGMGSLPGAVLAGFMLGILESLASMNEIKNILPGIDQIIIYVVAIIILLTRPRGLMGRKGVMEE, encoded by the coding sequence ATGGACGCAATCATTCTTCAATTCCTGAACGGCCTGGATAAGGGATCCGCCTATGCGTTGATCGCTCTGGGCCTTACGTTGATTTTCGGCACGCTGGGGGTGGTGAACTTCGCCCATGGTGCAATCTTTATGATTGGTGCGTTCTGCTCCGTTACCCTCCAGCGTATTCTGACGCTCAGCTCGGAAACGCTGTCGGAAACCGAGAAGGACTTTCTCGGCAATCCGCTCAAGATCAAAACCCCCTATGTCGAAAGCTGGTTTGGCCCCGAGGTGGGCGCTTCCATCATCGACTGGGCGGTGCCTCTGGCGATCCTGCTGGCGATACCGGTAATGCTGTTTGTCGGCTTTGTCATGGAACGGGGCCTGATCAAACACTTCTACAAACGTCCCCACGCTGATCAGATCCTCGTGACCTTTGGCCTTGCCATCGTGCTGCAGGAGGTCATCAAGTATTTCTACGGCGCCAACCCGATCCCGACCCCCGCGCCTTCTGCCTTTGTTGGCAGCTTTGACTTTGGCCCCTTGCTGGGGCTCGACAGCTCGCTCGCTTATCCCTACTGGCGTTTGGTCTACTTTGGCTTTTCTGTGCTGATCATCGGTGCTGTCTTTGCCTTCCTGCAGTTCACAACCTTTGGCATGGTGGTGCGCGCAGGCATGGCTGACCGGGAAACTGTGGGCCTTCTGGGCATCGACATTGACCGCCGGTTCACCATCATGTTCGGCATCGCGGCGGCGGTCGCGGGATTGGCAGGTGTGATGTACGCGCCGATCAACTCGCCCAATTACCACATGGGTATGGATTTTCTCGTCCTGAGCTTCGTGGTTGTGGTCGTCGGCGGCATGGGCTCCCTGCCCGGCGCGGTTCTGGCTGGCTTTATGCTGGGTATCCTCGAAAGCCTCGCCTCCATGAACGAAATCAAAAACATTCTGCCCGGTATCGACCAGATCATCATCTACGTGGTTGCTATCATCATCTTGCTGACACGTCCGCGGGGCCTGATGGGCCGCAAAGGCGTGATGGAGGAATAA
- a CDS encoding substrate-binding protein, whose amino-acid sequence MSFSNLTRRGLIKTSAAAGAGLALPTYLRADGHSGFTNAPTGSTVTLGFNVPQTGPYAEEGLDELRAQELAVQHLNGEGDGGMMNTFSSKALKGNGILGKKVEFVTGDTQTKSDAARASAKAMIEKDGAIMINGGSSSGVAVAVQGLCQEAGVIFMAGLTHSNDTTGKDKKANGFRHFFNGYMSAAALAPVLKNAYGSDRRAYHLTADYTWGWTQQESIAAATEAMGWETVNNVLTPLASTDFSSYIAPVLNSGADVLVLNHYGGNMVNSLTNAIQFDLLNKEVNGKKFEIVVPLYSELMAAGAGKNVQGVIGSMNWNWQLQDEGSKAFVKSFGEKYGRPPSNSAHTCYVQTLLYADACERAGTFNPCGVVEALEDFEFDGLGNGPVLYRGEDHQCFKDVLVMKGKENPSNEYDTLEIVEVTPRAQVEYAPDHPMFAGGELGKCNPGA is encoded by the coding sequence ATGTCATTTTCCAATCTGACACGTCGTGGTCTGATCAAAACCAGCGCAGCAGCTGGTGCCGGTCTTGCACTGCCGACGTATCTGCGTGCCGACGGGCACTCTGGCTTTACCAACGCCCCCACGGGCAGCACCGTAACCCTGGGCTTTAACGTGCCCCAGACCGGCCCCTATGCCGAAGAAGGTCTGGACGAGTTGCGCGCCCAGGAGCTTGCTGTTCAGCACCTCAACGGTGAAGGCGACGGCGGTATGATGAACACTTTCAGCTCCAAAGCGCTGAAAGGGAACGGTATTCTCGGCAAGAAGGTCGAGTTTGTAACAGGCGACACGCAGACAAAGTCTGACGCGGCGCGTGCCTCTGCCAAGGCGATGATCGAAAAAGACGGCGCAATCATGATCAACGGTGGTTCGTCCTCCGGTGTGGCTGTTGCTGTTCAAGGCCTGTGCCAAGAGGCCGGCGTTATCTTCATGGCGGGTCTGACCCACTCAAACGACACAACAGGTAAAGACAAGAAAGCCAACGGTTTCCGTCACTTCTTTAACGGTTACATGTCTGCAGCGGCCCTCGCGCCGGTGCTGAAAAACGCTTATGGCTCTGACCGCCGCGCGTATCACCTGACGGCTGACTATACATGGGGCTGGACACAGCAGGAATCGATCGCAGCCGCGACCGAGGCCATGGGCTGGGAAACTGTGAACAACGTGCTGACGCCGCTCGCGTCCACGGACTTCTCGTCCTACATCGCGCCTGTGCTGAACTCCGGTGCGGACGTTCTTGTTCTGAACCACTACGGCGGCAACATGGTGAACTCGCTGACCAACGCGATCCAGTTTGACCTGCTGAACAAAGAAGTGAACGGCAAGAAGTTCGAGATCGTTGTTCCGCTTTATTCCGAGCTGATGGCCGCTGGTGCGGGCAAAAACGTGCAAGGCGTTATTGGCTCCATGAACTGGAACTGGCAGCTGCAGGATGAAGGCTCCAAAGCCTTCGTGAAATCCTTCGGTGAAAAGTATGGCCGTCCGCCATCCAACTCCGCGCACACCTGCTATGTTCAGACGCTGCTCTATGCGGATGCCTGCGAACGTGCCGGCACTTTCAACCCATGCGGCGTTGTCGAAGCTCTGGAAGACTTTGAGTTCGACGGTCTGGGCAACGGTCCGGTTCTGTACCGCGGCGAAGACCACCAGTGCTTCAAAGACGTGTTGGTCATGAAGGGCAAAGAGAACCCGTCCAACGAATACGACACACTGGAAATCGTTGAAGTGACACCGCGTGCTCAGGTTGAGTATGCGCCAGATCACCCGATGTTTGCCGGTGGCGAGCTGGGCAAGTGTAACCCAGGCGCATAA
- a CDS encoding helix-turn-helix transcriptional regulator, which translates to MAREGLTGSRIRERRVMAGLKQADLARDIGISASYLNLIEHNRRRIGGKLLLNIAAVLGVEPQTLTEGAEAALIAALREAADEAGLTGPEASRADEFAGRFPGWADVLAGTRRRVASLEQTVEALTDRLAHDPHLAASMHELLSTAAAIRSTAAILAETKTLQPEWRERFHANINEDSHRLSDSAQALVSYLDAEADAADAASSPQEEVEAFLSEHDFSFGSLETGSATEATIAEIVETAEMLRSQAAKYIARGVLQQWARDAAALSLKELRKEIETAGTDPLTLARNLHKPVVVVLRRLAALPELGAGLVVCDRSGTVIFRKSVEGFTVPRHGACCPLWPLFGALAQTGMVISETVMQLGRAQAKFECFATSETQSAPSYNALPLVQAVMVLLPASAGAGQGRSMGSTCRVCPQESCAARREPSILSSGV; encoded by the coding sequence ATGGCACGTGAGGGGCTGACCGGCAGCCGCATCCGCGAACGCCGCGTGATGGCCGGGCTCAAACAGGCGGATCTGGCCCGCGATATCGGTATCTCGGCCAGCTACCTTAATCTTATCGAACACAACCGCCGCAGAATCGGCGGCAAGCTGCTCCTCAATATCGCGGCGGTTCTGGGGGTCGAGCCGCAAACCCTGACCGAAGGGGCGGAGGCTGCCCTGATCGCCGCCCTGCGCGAGGCTGCGGACGAGGCGGGTTTGACCGGACCAGAGGCCAGCCGAGCCGACGAATTCGCCGGGCGTTTCCCCGGTTGGGCCGATGTGCTGGCCGGAACGCGGCGGCGGGTGGCCTCCCTTGAACAGACAGTCGAGGCTTTGACCGACAGGCTCGCCCATGATCCGCATCTGGCGGCGTCCATGCACGAGCTTCTCTCCACCGCTGCCGCGATCCGGTCCACCGCTGCGATCCTTGCGGAAACCAAGACCCTTCAGCCGGAATGGCGTGAACGGTTTCACGCCAATATCAATGAAGACAGCCACCGCCTGTCTGACAGTGCGCAGGCCCTGGTGTCTTATCTTGATGCCGAAGCGGACGCCGCCGATGCTGCCAGCTCGCCGCAAGAGGAGGTCGAAGCGTTTCTGTCAGAACATGATTTCAGCTTTGGCAGTCTGGAAACCGGTTCCGCGACCGAGGCCACTATTGCCGAGATTGTAGAGACCGCCGAGATGCTCAGGTCGCAGGCCGCCAAATACATTGCGCGAGGGGTCTTGCAACAATGGGCACGTGATGCAGCGGCCTTGTCACTCAAAGAGCTGCGCAAGGAGATCGAAACCGCAGGAACAGACCCGCTGACGCTGGCGCGGAACCTGCACAAACCTGTCGTGGTTGTTCTGCGCCGTTTAGCCGCCTTGCCGGAGCTGGGCGCGGGGCTTGTGGTCTGCGACCGCTCTGGCACGGTGATTTTCCGCAAATCGGTCGAAGGCTTCACCGTGCCGCGCCACGGGGCCTGTTGTCCGCTTTGGCCGCTGTTTGGCGCATTGGCGCAAACGGGCATGGTGATTTCGGAAACCGTCATGCAACTGGGCCGCGCCCAAGCCAAATTTGAATGTTTTGCCACATCCGAAACCCAATCGGCGCCGTCCTACAATGCGTTGCCACTTGTGCAGGCGGTGATGGTCTTGCTGCCCGCATCCGCCGGCGCGGGGCAGGGGCGGTCGATGGGATCGACATGCCGGGTTTGCCCGCAAGAGAGCTGCGCCGCCCGCCGAGAGCCGTCAATTCTCAGCAGCGGCGTCTGA